A genomic window from Desulfovibrio gilichinskyi includes:
- the ald gene encoding alanine dehydrogenase, with product MKVGILKEIKSEENRVAMTPSGVEVMRANGHEVMVEKSAGVGSNFPDEAYVAAGAKIIDKPAEIYKNCEMVMHVKEPQPSEYDMVREGQIVFTYFHFAPDEPLTKAFIKNKSIAIAYETVEGAAGDLPLLTPMSEVAGRMSIQEAAKYLERFYGGRGLIMGGVTGVAPANVVVIGGGVVGTNAALMACGLGAKVSLLDMNLDRLRHLSEVMPKNCFPMMSTPTLLRELVLDADVVIGAVLVAGAKAPKLVTREMLKSMKDGAVIVDVAIDQGGCFETSKATTHKDPVYEIDGVIHYCVANMPGAVPMTSTMALTNATLPYAVQIANKGWKQAALDNHGVKTGINMVKGAVTFKGVADAFDLEYVPVEKVLQ from the coding sequence ATGAAAGTAGGAATCCTAAAAGAAATTAAGTCTGAAGAAAACAGAGTTGCAATGACACCTTCCGGAGTGGAAGTAATGCGTGCAAACGGCCACGAAGTTATGGTCGAGAAATCTGCAGGCGTCGGCAGCAACTTTCCTGATGAAGCCTATGTTGCAGCAGGGGCAAAAATTATTGATAAACCTGCTGAAATATACAAGAACTGCGAAATGGTAATGCATGTTAAAGAACCGCAGCCTTCTGAATATGACATGGTTCGCGAAGGACAGATTGTTTTCACATATTTCCACTTTGCTCCTGATGAGCCGCTCACAAAAGCCTTTATCAAAAATAAATCAATCGCCATTGCATACGAAACAGTTGAAGGGGCCGCAGGTGATCTTCCGCTGCTGACTCCTATGAGTGAAGTTGCTGGACGCATGTCCATACAGGAAGCAGCAAAATATCTCGAACGTTTCTACGGAGGAAGAGGACTTATCATGGGCGGCGTAACCGGTGTTGCTCCGGCTAACGTTGTTGTTATCGGCGGCGGTGTTGTCGGAACAAATGCAGCTCTGATGGCTTGCGGACTCGGAGCAAAAGTATCTCTTCTTGATATGAACCTCGACAGACTCCGTCACCTGTCAGAAGTTATGCCTAAAAACTGCTTCCCGATGATGAGCACTCCAACTCTTCTTCGTGAACTGGTATTGGACGCTGATGTCGTAATCGGAGCCGTTCTTGTTGCCGGAGCTAAAGCACCCAAACTCGTAACTCGTGAAATGCTTAAATCCATGAAAGACGGTGCTGTCATTGTTGACGTTGCTATCGATCAGGGTGGTTGCTTCGAAACTTCTAAAGCCACTACTCATAAAGATCCGGTATACGAAATCGACGGCGTAATTCATTACTGCGTTGCAAATATGCCGGGAGCAGTTCCAATGACTTCTACCATGGCTCTAACCAATGCAACTCTTCCTTATGCTGTACAGATAGCAAACAAAGGCTGGAAACAGGCTGCTCTTGACAACCACGGCGTTAAAACAGGTATCAACATGGTTAAGGGCGCTGTAACCTTCAAAGGTGTTGCCGACGCCTTCGACCTTGAATACGTTCCCGTTGAAAAAGTACTGCAATAG
- a CDS encoding sigma 54-interacting transcriptional regulator, with amino-acid sequence MKAPISIRENLTSRSDEETGNLKFKLLFEDRIGIVFDIARLMTEQGLNIVSMEVEQKNGYAKISVEIEKTNRNFDKNALFSLFSTLPKLESQSELRRLPQEKRDKWFRTLFDGMSEGVLSVDSTGIINTANKVACRLLGMVHENIIGTHVKETSPKSNNILMECLEKRVSVSRRKSVVTSTGRVEFYGSAKPINDSQGNFVGAVLLMKDLREVKAMVDAVSTPLEFTFDDFIGQRPSIKNLIAFARKIAETSTTVSITGESGTGKELFAKALHFESGRTGPFIPINCAALPEPLIESELFGYVDGAFTGAKKKGKPGLFEAAQNGTIFLDEIGDMPPGPQAKILRVLQEGLMRRIGGFEEIPVNARVITATNKDLKEMVDRGEFREDLFYRINVLTIQIPPLRERFTDIPLLVDKFLQQFNLKLDKAAQTISPDALQKLYTHNWSGNVRELQNVIERAALLSDSSEISASAICLSSEPQKKCKRGCSAPAEIEGRPLKDLIANYESAILIEALNSTSSIRKAAKKLNISHTALLKKIEKYQIQCGNKSYHRNKIEPLAQ; translated from the coding sequence ATGAAGGCCCCGATAAGTATCAGAGAAAATCTTACAAGCCGTTCAGATGAAGAAACAGGCAACCTTAAATTCAAGCTTCTTTTTGAGGATAGGATAGGAATTGTCTTTGATATAGCAAGGTTGATGACCGAGCAGGGACTTAATATTGTCAGCATGGAAGTAGAACAGAAAAACGGCTATGCAAAAATTTCTGTTGAAATAGAAAAAACGAATCGCAATTTCGACAAGAACGCTTTGTTCTCCCTCTTTTCTACCCTGCCGAAGCTTGAAAGTCAGAGTGAGCTGAGAAGATTACCGCAAGAAAAGCGAGACAAATGGTTTCGGACTCTTTTTGACGGTATGAGTGAAGGAGTTCTTTCTGTTGATTCAACCGGTATAATAAATACAGCCAATAAAGTCGCATGCAGGCTTCTCGGCATGGTCCATGAAAACATCATCGGAACCCACGTTAAAGAAACAAGCCCTAAAAGTAACAATATTCTCATGGAATGCCTTGAAAAAAGGGTATCGGTCAGCAGAAGAAAATCCGTTGTAACAAGTACCGGCAGAGTTGAATTCTATGGTTCAGCAAAACCTATAAATGATTCTCAGGGCAATTTTGTCGGCGCAGTACTTTTGATGAAAGACCTCAGAGAAGTAAAAGCTATGGTCGACGCGGTTTCTACTCCTCTGGAATTTACTTTTGACGACTTTATCGGCCAACGCCCATCCATCAAAAACCTCATTGCTTTTGCCAGAAAAATTGCAGAAACCAGCACCACCGTTTCAATAACCGGAGAGAGCGGCACGGGTAAGGAGCTTTTCGCCAAAGCCCTTCACTTTGAAAGTGGCAGAACCGGACCTTTCATCCCTATAAACTGTGCAGCCCTGCCGGAACCGCTTATTGAAAGTGAACTGTTCGGTTATGTGGACGGAGCATTTACCGGAGCCAAAAAGAAAGGGAAACCGGGACTGTTTGAGGCTGCCCAAAACGGCACAATATTTCTTGATGAAATAGGAGATATGCCACCAGGACCGCAAGCCAAAATCCTTCGAGTATTACAGGAAGGTCTTATGCGTAGAATCGGCGGATTTGAAGAAATTCCCGTCAACGCCCGCGTAATCACAGCAACCAACAAGGACCTTAAAGAAATGGTTGACCGCGGAGAATTCCGTGAAGACCTTTTTTACCGGATTAACGTACTGACCATTCAAATCCCTCCTTTAAGAGAACGGTTCACAGATATTCCCCTTCTGGTAGATAAATTCCTTCAGCAGTTTAACCTTAAATTAGATAAAGCAGCTCAGACCATCAGCCCTGACGCTTTACAAAAACTATATACTCACAATTGGTCGGGAAATGTCAGAGAATTGCAGAATGTGATAGAACGGGCCGCTCTTCTCAGCGATTCAAGTGAAATCAGCGCAAGCGCAATATGTCTAAGCTCTGAACCTCAGAAAAAATGCAAACGAGGATGCTCGGCCCCTGCTGAAATAGAAGGGAGACCATTAAAGGATCTGATTGCTAACTACGAGTCCGCCATACTCATTGAAGCACTCAATTCTACCTCCAGTATCCGCAAGGCCGCTAAGAAATTAAATATATCTCACACTGCTCTACTCAAAAAGATTGAGAAATACCAAATCCAATGTGGTAACAAGTCATACCACCGGAACAAAATAGAACCGTTAGCACAATAG
- a CDS encoding pyrimidine/purine nucleoside phosphorylase: MSEFSNVTVVKKANVYFDGKVTSRKVLFADGSFKTLGIMLPGEYEFGTNQAELMEIMQGTMKVLLPEAQDWQTVTAGESFNVPENSKFKLVVEELVDYCCSYIN, translated from the coding sequence ATGTCTGAATTTTCAAATGTAACAGTTGTAAAAAAGGCCAATGTATATTTTGACGGAAAAGTCACCAGCCGTAAGGTCCTCTTTGCAGACGGCTCATTCAAGACACTCGGTATCATGCTTCCCGGCGAATATGAGTTCGGAACAAACCAGGCAGAACTGATGGAAATAATGCAGGGAACGATGAAAGTTCTCTTACCCGAAGCACAAGACTGGCAAACTGTTACAGCAGGTGAAAGTTTCAATGTTCCGGAAAACTCAAAATTCAAACTGGTAGTTGAAGAACTTGTGGATTACTGTTGTTCATATATTAATTAA